A window of the Dictyostelium discoideum AX4 chromosome 4 chromosome, whole genome shotgun sequence genome harbors these coding sequences:
- the grlM gene encoding G-protein-coupled receptor family 3 protein 12 (Similar to GPCR), protein MIKLILSLIFLIICCNINPSESFKLITLTTGPTSDLGFNNMVNQGRIGVSKAMNIEDSRIFIVSGRNETYALLLPLIQNDDIDLVICSSQDHGDACKEIAAMYIDSPTIKTQFLVRGSGAATKNLIQITYNYASVNYISGMFAGLQTVKNKIGFLSPGSAANNNDSFVYAFWIGAKQVNPDVKFYYYNIGSYLDQDKTIAATQDLINIYGCDVIADTLDDFSAGNVAIQNNQYAMGTNGFPQRDVYGENVIFSYAYNWTKYFLPIAGSVANGTVPGKWYADFNKEDNYNFYDLSFGFKVSQNTKDLLIQKSRVLATTPRAGHPYYCNEYIEQYTKKYNLPTQAANSSCISTAGFFYINQPVGDMIYLGSYNIRLSKIEFSSSVQKGFSIVSGCLIAFVILMMVGIVYYKDTPSIRSASPIFLNFSLIGGIIIYIGIIIWVGPISTHQCNARFWLVTLGFSTLIGSLVVKNFRIWLIFDNPELKAIKITNYQLFPWVGLCLVINIVLMAILTSVGDLKAIEAQGIDSLGKYEYMTVCKMNSAGASTLYSILAYFAALLLVGVFVSWKIRIVDIEEFNESKAIANTLYAVSFCLFVIVPLMISPQEKQSETIILCVAGLFITTAALLIVFIPKFWRVFIYGKEGTNEMFKQKKSSSVATARAESLSKNSSNGGAHSGGGAVKTNRRGNIVSGDFTDDSESSLSEPNKPTKNNDGNVNVTAGAVLAEFTDDTISEFDENEVNEEPVKTESQE, encoded by the exons atgataaaattaattttatcattaatatttttaataatatgttGTAATATAAATCCAAGtgaaagttttaaattaatcACATTAACAACTGGACCAACAAGTGATTtaggttttaataatatggTTAATCAAGGTAGAATAGGTGTTTCAAAAGCAATGAATATCGAAGATTCAAGAATATTTATTGTATCAGGTAGAAATGAAACTTATGCTTTGCTTTTACCATTGATTcaaaatgatgatattgatttagTAATTTGTTCAAGTCAAGATCATGGCGATGCATGTAAAGAGATTGCAGCAATGTATATTGATAGTCCAACCATTAAAACCCAATTCTTAGTAAGAGGTAGTGGTGCAGCTAcaaagaatttaattcaaatcaCTTACAACTATGCCTCAGTCAATTATATTAGTGGTATGTTTGCAGGTTTACAAACTGTAAAGAATAAGATTGGGTTCCTTTCACCTGGTTCCGCAGCCAACAATAATGACTCATTTGTTTATGCATTTTGGATCGGTGCTAAGCAAGTGAATCCAGatgttaaattttattattacaatattGGTAGCTACCTCGACCAAGATAAAACCATAGCAGCAACTCAAGATCTTATCAATATCTATGGTTGTGATGTTATAGCCGATACATTGGACGATTTCTCTGCTGGTAATGTCGCAATCCAAAATAACCAATATGCAATGGGTACCAATGGGTTCCCACAAAGAGATGTGTATGGTGAGAATGTAATTTTCAGTTATGCCTACAATTGGACAAAATATTTCTTACCTATCGCAGGTTCCGTTGCCAATGGTACTGTTCCAGGTAAATGGTATGCTGATTTCAATAAAGaagataattataatttctatGATCTTAGCTTTGGTTTCAAAGTTTCACAAAATACCAAAGATCTTCTCATCCAAAAAAGTCGTGTACTTGCTACAACCCCAAGAGCCGGTCATCCATATTATTGTAATGAATATATAGAACAATAcactaaaaaatataatttaccaACACAAGCAGCTAATTCAAGTTGTATAAGTACTGCTGGtttcttttatattaatCAACCAGTTGGTGATATGATTTATTTAGGTAGTTATAATATTAGATTATCAAAA attgaatTTTCAAGTTCAGTTCAAAAAggtttttcaattgtttcagGTTGTTTAATTgcatttgtaatattaatgatgGTTGGTATTGTATATTATAAAGATACACCATCAATTCGTTCAGCAAGTCCAATTTTCTTAAACTTTAGTTTAATTGGtggtattataatttatattggtattattatttgggtTGGACCAATTAGTACACATCAATGTAATGCAAGATTTTGGTTAGTTACACTCGGTTTCTCAACATTGATTGGTAGTTTGGTAGTTAAAAACTTTAGAATTTGGTTGATTTTTGATAATCCAGAATTGAaagcaattaaaattacaaattatcaattgttcCCATGGGTTGGTTTATGTTTGGTGATTAATATAGTTTTAATGGCAATTCTAACATCGGTTGGTGATTTGAAGGCTATTGAAGCTCAAGGAATTGATTCGTTGGGTAAATATGAGTATATGACAGTATGTAAAATGAATAGTGCTGGTGCATCAACATTGTATTCGATTTTGGCATATTTTGCAGCACTTTTATTGGTTGGTGTTTTTGTGTCATGGAAAATCCGTATTGTAGATATCGAGGAGTTTAACGAATCAAAAGCAATTGCTAATACACTCTATGCCGTTAGTTTCTGTTTATTCGTTATTGTGCCATTGATGATTTCACCACAAGAGAAACAATCCGAGACTATTATCCTCTGCGTTGCTGGTCTTTTCATTACGACCGCTGCTCTATTAATTGTTTTCATTCCAAAATTCTGGAGAGTTTTCATTTATGGTAAAGAAGGTACAAATGAAATGTTTaaacaaaagaaatcatCATCAGTTGCAACTGCTCGTGCTGAAAGTTTAAGTAAAAATAGTTCAAATGGTGGTGCtcatagtggtggtggtgctgTTAAAACTAATCGTAGAGGTAATATTGTATCTGGTGATTTCACTGATGATTCAGAATCATCACTATCTGAACCAAATAAaccaactaaaaataatgatggtaatgTAAATGTTACAGCTGGTGCTGTTTTAGCTGAATTCACTGATGATACAATCTctgaatttgatgaaaatgaagttAATGAAGAACCTGTAAAAACAGAATCtcaagaataa
- the cstf3 gene encoding cleavage stimulation factor subunit 3 (Similar to suf) yields the protein MEDENKEVMDTSQQQQQQQQQQQQQQQQQQQQQQQQQQQQQQQPSQDTITSTTTTTTDNSGPTTTVAVSPPTTTATAAVSPTPENQNVTTPTPISPSLSSVNVSPTTAVTITASPTTSTTTTASPTTVAAPTTVGSTPTTTTASPLGNILSLNMPAVGKRLNVQIETLENRINNDMYDTEAWTLLLNEVQSQPISIARDIYKRFLSVFPTAGRYWKLYVEEEMKEKNYDIVEKIFFENLRSVKNVEFWKSYIAYIKQIKGDKVENREEIIKAFEFALESIGMDISSTSIWTDYIQFLKDEKASTQFEEGQKMTAIRKLYQRAIENPMHDLDNIYKEYEVYENSINKTLAKALLSDHQGKYQHARNVYRDRKSLLEGILRNMLAKPPRSSDKEEHQVRLWRKLITYERSNPQKFDAVTLRNRVIATYNQCLLCLYHYPDIWYEAATYLADCGDSSGCIAMFDRSLIALPKNLFIHFAYADYLESQKKQPQAKEIYEKILQANPEPLVWIQYMKFSRRTERIEGPRKIFKRAKSTPDCTYHVYIALGLIEYYINQDTRMARDIFEIGLKKFPSEIAFVNFYIEFLTNLNEENNTRVLFEKLLTWPSLEKSESIWRKFLDFEYRQNQDVSSILKLEKRYQVTVNSNTDKSGVLQALNRYKFLNLWSCHPTEIEIITKNILDDHSDQNKDDHHSHSHAHHHPPHSRHNANKDSTEKDQGAIDGKEGAVAAKLHKKGKGKEIKPVPQIESKPTFSTIIPTSNWKVKKPDITQMVPFRGEIGKFTQSSVVSIPQQQQQQQQPTPISSQPISQQQQQQQQQPTPLSSQPISSQPSLQTNTQQQGNQPPNRSGLPDFIFYFLQNLPSNQSFMGPYIDPEQLIGIIRDTPLPIQFLNQQQLQLQQQQLQQQQLQLQQQQQLQLQQIQQHQQQQQQANRTSPTLSNETLIIPNKPQQPQQPQPQQTQTHKRKQPDDESNNEQQQQPPPQQPPQQQQEQQQQPPTTTTATTSVVSPITTLNSTPISAPTTVSPITTTTIPSTSSPTTTSTTVTAKSQQSASDIYRKRQANKLSKKS from the exons atggaagatgaaaataaagaagttATGGATActtcacaacaacaacaacaacaacaacaacaacaacaacaacaacaacaacaacaacaacaacaacaacaacaacaacaacaacaacaacagcaacaaccaTCACAAGATACTataacttcaacaacaacaacaactacagaTAATAGTggaccaacaacaacagtagCAGTTTCAcctccaacaacaacagcaacagcagcAGTTTCACCAACACCAGAAAATCAAAATgttacaacaccaacacccaTATCACCAAGTTTATCAAGTGTTAATGTTTCACCAACTACTGCAGTAACTATTACAGCTTCaccaacaacttcaacaactactacagcTTCACCAACAACTGTAGCAGCACCAACAACAGTTGGTAGTAcaccaactacaacaacagcatCACCATTAGGtaatattttatcattaaatatgCCAGCAGTTGGTAAAAGATTAAATGTACAAATTGAAACATTAgaaaatagaataaataatgatatgtATGATACTGAAGCATGGAcacttttattaaatgaagtTCAATCAcaaccaatttcaattgcAAGAGATATTTATAAAAGATTCTTATCTGTATTTCCAACTGCG ggTAGATATTGGAAATTATATGTTGAAGAAGaaatgaaagaaaaaaattatgatatagttgaaaaaatattttttgaaaatttaagaAGTGTAAAGAATGTTGAATTTTGGAAGAGTTATATAGCATATATTAAACAGATTAAAGGTGATAAAGTTGAGAATAGAGAAGAGATTATTAAAGCATTTGAATTTGCATTGGAGAGTATTGGAATGGACATTTCATCCACATCGATTTGGACAgattatattcaatttttaaaggaTGAAAAGGCAAGTACACAATTTGAAGAGGGTCAAAAGATGACAGCAATTAGAAAACTATATCAACGTGCAATAGAGAATCCAATGCATGATTTGGATAACATTTATAAAGAGTATGAAGTTTatgaaaattcaatcaataaaACCTTGGCAAAGGCATTGTTATCCGATCATCAAGGCAAATATCAACATGCAAGAAACGTCTATAGGGATCGTAAGTCCCTATTGGAGGGTATTCTAAGGAACATGTTGGCAAAGCCACCTAGATCATCCGATAAGGAGGAACATCAAGTTAGACTATGGAGAAAGTTAATAACCTATGAACGATCAAATCCGCAGAAATTCGATGCTGTTACATTGAGAAATCGAGTAATTGCCACCTATAATCAATGTTTGCTTTGTCTTTATCATTATCCAGACATTTGGTATGAGGCTGCCACTTATTTAGCCGATTGTGGTGATTCAAGTGGTTGCATTGCAATGTTTGATCGTTCGTTGATTGCCTTACCAAAGAATCTTTTCATACATTTTGCATATGCCGATTATTTAGAGTCACAAAAGAAACAACCTCAAGCTAAAGAAATCTATGAAAAGATATTACAAGCCAATCCAGAGCCATTGGTATGGATACAATATATGAAATTCTCAAGACGTACCGAAAGAATTGAAGGACCAcgtaaaatatttaaacgTGCTAAATCAACACCAGATTGCACCTATCATGTTTACATTGCATTGGGTTTAATCGAATATTACATCAATCAAGACACAAGAATGGCAAGGGATATCtttgaaattggtttaaaGAAATTCCCATCGGAAATTGCTTTTGTCAATTTCTACATTGAATTTCTAACCAATCTAAATGAAGAAAACAATACAAGAGTACTCTTTGAGAAGCTATTAACTTGGCCATCATTGGAGAAATCGGAATCAATTTGGAGAAAATTCTTAGATTTTGAATATCGTCAAAATCAAGATGTTTCATCAATTCTAAAGTTAGAGAAACGTTATCAAGTGACTGTAAATTCAAATACCGATAAATCTGGTGTACTTCAAGCATTGAATagatataaatttttaaatctttggAGTTGTCATCCAACtgaaattgaaatcattACAAAGAATATCTTGGATGATCATTCAGATCAAAATAAAGATGATCATCATTCTCATTCTCATGCTCATCATCATCCCCCTCATTCACGTCATAATGCAAATAAAGATTCAACTGAAAAAGACCAAGGAGCTATTGATGGTAAAGAAGGAGCAGTAGCTGCTAAACTTCATAAAAAAGGTAAAggtaaagaaattaaaccaGTACCACAAATTGAATCAAAACCAACTTTTTCAACAATTATACCTACTTCAAATTGGAAAGTAAAAAAACCAGATATAACTCAAATGGTACCTTTTCGTGgtgaaattggtaaattcACTCAATCAAGTGTAGTTTCAATAccgcaacaacaacaacagcaacagcaaccaACACCAATATCATCACAACCAatatcacaacaacaacaacaacaacaacagcaaccaaCACCATTATCATCGCAACCAATATCATCACAACCATCATTACAAACTAATACTCAACAACAAGGTAATCAACCACCAAATAGAAGTGGTTTACcagattttatattttatttcctTCAAAATTTACCTTCGAATCAATCATTTATGGGACCATATATAGATCCTGAACAATTGATTGGAATTATTAGAGATACTCCTTTACcaatacaatttttaaatcaacaacaattacaattacagcaacaacaattacagcaacaacaattacaattacaacaacaacaacaattacaattacaacaaatacaacaacatcaacaacaacaacaacaagcaaaTAGAACCTCACCCactttatcaaatgaaaCTTTAATTATTCCTAATAAACctcaacaacctcaacaacctCAACCTCAACAAACACAAACTCATAAAAGAAAACAACCAGATGatgaatcaaataatgaacaacaacaacaaccaccaccacaacaaccaccacaacaacaacaagaacaacaacagcaaccaccaacaacaacaacagcaacaacgaGTGTAGTATCACCAATAACAACACTAAATTCAACGCCAATATCAGCTCCAACTACAGTATCTCCAATCACTACAACGACAATCCCATCAACAAGTTCACCAactacaacatcaacaactgTAACTGCTAAATCACAACAATCAGCTTCTGATATATACAGAAAACGACAGGCAAATAAACTTTCTAAAAAGtcttaa
- the flpA gene encoding FKBP-like protein (Similar to PPIase) produces MFSINNRNEDNENEDMGENMSDIKEKCEIVEQINFGDYGNVESFRVIFIPSNQDIQPYEVSISTKESIQTQLDNIINTKNRVSEYISKKDTSHIIFPLVDIGANGFLANPRASDLLRRKKSFLGDALFVNFKKIYRDISLEEFLKIEKFISKNIYVQDFENICKINDHDLVSLITKKSTFQVDKDIWIYKKKSSQALYEINFKVNDIDFEYKPIVEKLKPAGPFYSHFTIEGISFFSKILPQKTLSINSLSNRVLMYLIWRQQKLLFGCDQQYIDTSEQEHRLEHEQFLKDNVKIQKDNEQTSMDITTSTSTTTTATATTTTTATDVEFKDVTKPKQTDVKFKDISPPSPSSSSTSTSTSTSTMINNDKEDEEIIELYGIKIKKNHSVISIKDKEIYKHVIKAGNGTVFPTIGNSIVISFSTRLPNGKIIQEKQKQTIIIGETNCIIGIHYALTSMSPGEHSIVVLDPQYAYGDLGLPGLITAHTRLIVLIEASNQFDTREKSNNATIIRMSTTEKINAIRSGSDLAKNNFNSNRLGRSLRDYKSLENYYNLDYLSKVSQEEWDDIQSLATSNSINIAIVYSKLNRWDRTFHYLKLAMEYDEDSPKIHYWLSKCYKNGQNYEDAIKEIQLAQKIDSESQTPKMTNLQYNKELDHLNKLLANQELEERKMYKRIFDNLHEDDDNQTTEINKMEDDLLFTQGNSENKNLDIIADSNN; encoded by the exons ATGTTTTCTATTAATAACAGAAATGAAGacaatgaaaatgaagatatGGGTGAAAACATGTCAgatataaaagaaaaatgtgAAATTGTAGAACAAATAAACTTTGGAGATTATGGTAATGTTGAATCATTTAGAGTAATTTTCATACCAAGTAATCAAGATATTCAACCATATGAAGTATCTATTTCAACTAAAGAATCAATACAAACACA acttgataatattataaatacgAAAAATAGAGTTTCAGAgtatatttcaaaaaaagataCATCTCATATTATATTTCCATTAGTTGATATTGGAGCAAATGGTTTTCTAGCGAATCCAAGAGCATCAGATTTATTAAGAAGaaagaaatcatttttaGGTGATGcattatttgttaattttaaaaaaatatatagaGATATCTCTTTGGAAGAATTCTTGAAGATTGaaaaattcatttcaaaGAATATATACGTTCAAGactttgaaaatatttgtaaaattaatgacCATGATTTGGTTAGTTTAATTACCAAAAAATCAACATTTCAAGTTGATAAAGAT atatggatttataaaaaaaagtcatCACAAGCTttatatgaaattaattttaaagtaaATGATATAGATTTTGAATATAAACCAATTGTTGAAAAGTTAAAACCAGCCGGTCCTTTCTATTCACATTTTACAATTGAAGGAATTTCAttcttttctaaaattttaccTCAAAAAACTCTCTCCATCAATTCATTAAGTAATAGAGTATTAATGTATTTGATTTGGAGACAACAAAAACTATTGTTTGGTTGTGATCAACAATACATTGATACTTCTGAACAAGAACATAGATTAGAACAtgaacaatttttaaaggataatgtaaaaatacaaaaagaTAATGAACAAACATCAATGGATATTACAACCTCAACttctacaacaacaactgcaACTGCAACAACTACCACAACTGCAACAGATGTAGAATTTAAAGATGTTacaaaaccaaaacaaacagatgttaaatttaaagatatatcaccaccatcaccatcatcatcatcaacatctacatcaacatcaacatcaacaatgattaataatgataaagaagatgaagaaattattgaattatatggtataaaaattaaaaagaatcaTAGTGTAATTAgtattaaagataaagaaatttataaacATGTTATTAAAGCTGGTAATGGTACAGTATTTCCAACAATTGGTAATTCTATTGTAATTAGTTTTAGTACTAGACTACCAAATGGTAAAATCATTCAAGAgaaacaaaaacaaacaatCATTATTGGTGAAACCAATTGTATCATTGGTATACATTATGCATTAACATCGATGAGTCCTGGTGAACATTCAATAGTTGTATTGGATCCACAGTATGCATATGGTGATTTAGGGTTACCTGGTTTAATCACTGCACATACCAggttaattgttttaattgaagCTTCAAATCAATTCGATACAAGGGAGAAATCAAATAATGCAACTATAATTAGAATGAGTACAACTGAGAAAATCAATGCAATTCGATCAGGTAGTGATCTAGCAAAGAATAATTTCAACTCTAATAGACTTGGTAGGTCATTGAGGGATTATAAATCTTTGGAaaactattataatttaGATTATCTATCAAAGGTTTCTCAAGAGGAATGGGACGATATTCAAAGTTTGGCAACTTCAAATTCTATCAATATAGCCATAGTTTACTCAAAGCTAAATAGATGGGATCGTacatttcattatttaaaacttgcAATGGAATATGATGAAGACTCTCcaaaaattcattattggCTCTCCAAATGCTATAAAAATGGTCAAAACTATGAAGATGCTATCAAAGAAATTCAATTGGCTCAAAAAATTGACTCTGAATCTCAAACTCCAAAAATGACAAATCTTCAATACAATAAGGAATTAGATCATTTGAATAAACTATTGGCAAATCAAGAATTGGAAGAACGTAAAATGTATAAAAgaatatttgataatttacatgaagatgatgataatcaaactactgaaattaataaaatggaagatgatttattatttactcaAGGTAatagtgaaaataaaaatcttgaTATTATTGccgattcaaataattag
- the ecmD gene encoding cellulose-binding domain-containing protein, with amino-acid sequence MKLLYSLVALLGVSSVAFGDNSCNQLLSSLADPSKCVQVSISGVHSQSLAQEGYKGNLVFASGEFVLRESLYNLQTYETTCSRGGLVQPFAADDQFRVEDFSIRLSDGNLRLKQINTQLTCNGNVGFFNLNNFYYALALKSYDTCPRLYYGEPCNTPTVTPTTTPSPTTKPPTGPLKFNYKLDIDWQWDSNNVHYYQYRVTVTNNDSTAIKSIQIHSDNWNPTEFWNVEKNAQTGNLGFPSFVNTLPVGDSFSFGFVSAVVNPTFSTVSFERV; translated from the exons atgaaattattatattcattaGTTGCATTATTAGGTGTTTCATCAGTTGCATTTGGTGATAATAGTTGTAATCAATTACTTTCATCATTAGCTGATCCATCAAAATGTGTTCAAGTTTCAATCTCTGGTGTTCATTCTCAATCATTGGCTCAAGAAGGTTATAAAGGTAATCTTGTTTTCGCATCTGGTGAATTTGTATTAAGGGAATCATTATACAATTTACAAACCTATGAAACAACTTGTAGTCGTGGCGGATTAGTTCAACCATTTGCAGCTGATGATCAATTCCGTGTTGAAGATTTTAGTATTAGATTAAGTGATGGTAATCTTagattaaaacaaataaatactCAGCTTACTTGTAATGGTAATGTtggtttctttaatttaaataacttTTATTATGCATTGGCA TTAAAATCATATGACACATGTCCAAGACTTTACTATGGTGAACCTTGTAATACACCAACAGttacaccaacaacaacaccatcaccaacaacCAAACCACCAACTGGaccattaaaatttaattataaattagaTATTGATTGGCAATGGGATTCAAATAATGTACACTATTATCAATATAGAGTTACAGTAACAAATAATGATAGCACagcaattaaatcaattcaaattcaCTCTGATAATTGGAATCCAACTGAATTTTGGAATGTTGAAAAAAATGCTCAAACTGGTAATTTAGGTTTCCCATCATTTGTAAATACTCTTCCAGTTGGTGACTCTTTCTCATTTGGTTTCGTTTCAGCAGTTGTAAATCCAACTTTCTCAACAGTTTCATTTGAAAGAGTTTAA
- a CDS encoding saposin B domain-containing protein, whose protein sequence is MMKFLIVLILALFALSSVNASSAIECELCEYAANYGELLIQSNATETEIIDKVENFCKVIPSSFQATCDSLIANYGKQLIQMIVNKESPSTLCAQIDMCASSTEAVQGILECDICQFIVKQVNKYISGNATEAQILKFLDTDCEVFGKGGSVTCQNIVNNYAPQIINLIINNASPSQVCGLVGLCGSSLKIEEPVQGELECGVCEVIAQQCSNYIKANKTESEIVGLLDQFCSTLSIFESACDTIVASSAPKIINLLLQNQSATVVCTEIGFCGNSSSGNNNHSSSEESSSSSQPSSSSESSESSYSGSMTGASSGSASGSGSGTSGNMKIYIK, encoded by the exons at gatgaaatttttaattgttttaattttagcaTTATTCGCTTTATCAAGTGTTAATGCAAGCAGCGCTATTGAATGCGAACTTTGTGAATATGCTGCCAATTATGGTGAATTGCTCATTCAATCAAATGCCACCGAAACTGAAATTATCGATAAAGTTGAAAACTTTTGCAAAGTTATCCCATCTAGTTTCCAAGCCACTTGTGATAGTTTAATCGCAAACTATGGTAAACAACTCATTCAAATGATTGTCAACAAAGAATCACCAAGCACTTTATGCGCTCAAATTGATATGTGTGCATCATCAACTGAAGCCGTCCAAGGTATTTTAGAATGTGACATTTGCCAATTCATCGTTAAACAAGTCAACAAATATATTTCAGGTAACGCAACTGAAGCCCAAATCCTCAAATTCTTAGATACTGATTGTGAAGTCTTTGGTAAAGGTGGTTCAGTAACTTGTCAAAACATTGTCAACAACTATGCCCCACAAATCATCAATTTAATCATTAACAACGCATCACCATCCCAAGTCTGCGGTCTTGTCGGTTTATGTGGCTCCTCTTTGAAAATCGAAGAACCAGTCCAAGGTGAATTAGAATGTGGTGTTTGTGAAGTCATTGCTCAACAATGCTCAAACTACATCAAAGCCAACAAAACCGAATCTGAAATCGTTGGTCTCCTCGATCAATTCTGTTCAACTCTTTCAATCTTTGAAAGTGCTTGTGATACCATCGTTGCCAGCTCTGCTCCAAAGATCATCAACTTACTCTTACAAAACCAAAGTGCAACTGTAGTTTGTACCGAAATTGGCTTCTGTGGTAACTCTTCATCAGGTAATAACAACCATTCATCATCTGAagaatcttcatcatcttcccaaccatcatcatcttctgaATCATCAGAATCAAGTTACTCTGGTTCAATGACTGGTGCTTCATCTGGTTCAGCTTCAGGTTCAGGTTCAGGTACATCTGGAAACATGAAAATTtacatcaaataa
- the salA gene encoding SAPLIP C protein yields the protein MKYLKGLILALVALSSVNSLNIKDDAECMLCNVIVDEAEAYVAQNFNSTEISSILSENCQLLPSFQDVCIGIVDEYTPTIIKYIIAKESPTTICEQINCCDSSSSSSSSQDSSSSNNDSWSEFGSSSQDSSSFENNSSSDNSQSNTGASTGTSGHSL from the coding sequence atgaaatatttaaagggTTTAATTTTAGCTTTAGTAGCTTTATCAAGtgttaattcattaaatataaaagatgATGCTGAATGTATGCTTTGTAATGTTATAGTTGATGAAGCTGAGGCATATGTTGCACAAAATTTTAACTCCACTGAAATTTCTTCAATCCTCAGTGAAAATTGTCAATTACTCCCAAGCTTCCAAGACGTATGTATTGGTATTGTTGATGAATATACACcaaccattattaaatatataattgcTAAAGAATCACCAACAACCATTTGTGAACAAATTAATTGTTgtgattcatcatcatcatcatcatcatctcaagactcttcatcatcaaataatgacTCTTGGTCAGAATTTGGTTCATCATCTCAAGATTCTTCATCATTCgaaaataattcatcatctgATAATTCTCAATCTAATACTGGTGCTTCAACAGGTACATCTGGTCATAGTTTGTAA
- the rab21 gene encoding Rab GTPase has product MTDTEKSFKVVLLGEGCVGKTSIVFRYIDNIFNDKHLMTQHAGFFQKHINIGGKRICLTIWDTAGQERFHALGPIYYRGSQGALVVYDITDNDSFIKAKNWIKELKTMLGNDISLCIIGNKCDLEKTRVIPLADAEAYAKSVGAIHYSTSAKLNKGIEELFLDLTRRMILNSSGVVIHSNTNTTGQTTNRSERIPIVPDSDSGNKQPGCCSN; this is encoded by the exons ATGACAGATACtgaaaaaagttttaaagtTGTCCTTCTTGGTGAAG GTTGTGTTGGTAAAACATCAATAGTTTTTAGATATATAGACAATATATTTAACGATAAACATTTAATGACTCAACACGCAGGTTTCTTTCaaaaacatataaatatAGGTGGTAAAAGAATTTGTTTGACAATTTGGGATACAg CAGGACAAGAAAGATTTCATGCACTAGGACCAATTTATTATAGAGGTTCACAAGGTGCACTTGTTGTTTACGATATTACAGATAAtgattcatttattaaagcaaaaaattggattaaagaattaaaaactaTGTTGGGAAATGATATCTCTCTTTGTATTATTGGTAATAAATGTGATCTAGAAAAAACTCGTGTCATTCCTTTGGCTGACGCAGAAgc TTATGCAAAATCAGTAGGTGCAATTCATTATAGTACATCAGCAAAATTAAATAAGGGTATTGAGGAACTTTTCTTAGATCTCACAAGAC gaATGATCTTAAATTCTTCAGGTGTCGTAATTCATTCAAATACCAACACTACAGGTCAAACTACAAATAGATCAGAAAGAATTCCAATTGTACCAGATAGCGATTCAGGTAATAAACAACCAGGTTGTTgttcaaattaa